A stretch of Chloroflexota bacterium DNA encodes these proteins:
- a CDS encoding PIN domain nuclease produces the protein MKAVIFFRLLIAAVLGLVGWRVGAAAAGGLWFLPLAVGGAVVGALVAPYITTQPLSWGVKKISQVPTPTLLAGVIGLLIALLASALLTLPLSLFPGAWGRVLPLVMALVLTYLIVSLMTSRARDFFRFLGLTHEASKEGVPLLVDTSALIDGRIADVSGTGFVMGQLLIPSFVLAELQHIADSPDPQRRRRGRRGLEMLHHIRDDSEVPLQIVEVDIEGDGVDDKLVRLAKSWSCPIVTTDFNLNRVAELQGVRVLNLNDLATAVRPVVLPGEEMEMRIIQEGKELGQGVGFLDDGTMVVVEGGKRFLNSKVEIIITRVLQTAMGRMIFAQMKNHERVEKGQ, from the coding sequence ATGAAGGCGGTTATCTTCTTTCGCCTTCTCATAGCGGCGGTCCTTGGTCTTGTGGGGTGGAGGGTGGGGGCGGCGGCGGCGGGTGGGCTCTGGTTCCTGCCCCTGGCTGTCGGCGGGGCCGTGGTGGGAGCCCTGGTGGCTCCCTACATCACCACCCAGCCCCTATCCTGGGGGGTCAAGAAAATAAGCCAGGTCCCTACCCCTACCCTGCTGGCGGGGGTGATTGGCCTGCTCATTGCCCTTCTGGCTTCCGCACTCCTCACCCTGCCGCTGTCCCTTTTCCCCGGCGCCTGGGGCCGGGTGCTGCCCCTGGTGATGGCCCTTGTCCTTACCTACCTAATCGTGTCCCTGATGACGAGCCGGGCCCGGGACTTCTTCCGTTTCCTGGGCCTTACCCACGAGGCCTCCAAGGAGGGCGTCCCCCTGCTGGTAGATACCAGTGCCTTGATTGATGGCCGCATCGCCGATGTCAGCGGCACCGGTTTCGTCATGGGCCAGCTTCTCATCCCCAGCTTTGTCCTGGCGGAGCTCCAGCACATCGCCGATTCCCCCGACCCCCAGAGGCGCCGGCGGGGCCGGCGGGGCCTGGAGATGCTCCATCACATCCGGGATGACTCTGAGGTCCCCCTCCAGATTGTAGAGGTGGACATTGAGGGGGACGGGGTGGATGACAAGCTGGTGAGGCTGGCCAAGAGCTGGAGTTGCCCCATCGTTACCACCGACTTCAACCTCAACCGGGTGGCAGAGCTCCAGGGGGTGAGGGTCCTCAATCTCAATGACCTGGCCACCGCGGTGAGGCCGGTGGTCCTGCCCGGGGAGGAAATGGAGATGAGGATTATCCAGGAGGGTAAAGAGCTGGGGCAGGGGGTGGGCTTCCTGGATGACGGCACCATGGTGGTGGTGGAGGGGGGAAAGAGGTTCCTCAATAGCAAGGTGGAGATCATCATCACCCGGGTCCTCCAGACGGCCATGGGGCGGATGATATTTGCCCAGATGAAGAACCATGAGCGGGTGGAGAAAGGGCAGTGA
- the ispF gene encoding 2-C-methyl-D-erythritol 2,4-cyclodiphosphate synthase, whose amino-acid sequence MGFRVGTGYDVHRLVPGRKLILGGVEIPFERGLLGHSDGDVLLHAVADSLLGAAGKGDIGQHFPSSDPQYRGISSLRLLERVGGLLEKDGFGVVNIDATVLAEGPPLSPYFEAMKKKIASALGLDARNIGIKATTQEGLGAVGRGEGMAAIAVALVKDEAL is encoded by the coding sequence ATCGGTTTCAGAGTAGGGACGGGCTATGATGTCCACCGCCTGGTGCCGGGGCGAAAGCTCATCCTGGGAGGGGTGGAGATACCCTTTGAGAGGGGCCTCCTGGGCCACAGCGACGGGGACGTCCTCCTCCACGCTGTAGCCGATTCCCTCCTGGGGGCGGCGGGGAAGGGGGACATCGGCCAGCACTTTCCCAGCTCCGACCCCCAGTACAGGGGCATCTCCAGCCTGAGGCTCCTGGAAAGGGTGGGCGGGCTACTGGAGAAGGACGGTTTTGGGGTGGTGAACATTGATGCCACCGTCCTGGCGGAGGGGCCCCCGCTTTCTCCCTATTTTGAGGCCATGAAGAAGAAGATAGCCTCTGCCCTGGGGCTGGATGCCAGGAATATCGGCATCAAGGCTACGACCCAGGAGGGGCTGGGGGCGGTGGGGAGGGGCGAGGGGATGGCCGCCATTGCTGTGGCCCTGGTCAAAGATGAAGCTCTATAA
- the secG gene encoding preprotein translocase subunit SecG codes for MITYLNIAMIIVSVALVLTILLQSRGGGLGGIFGQPDSVYRTRRGIERTLFRFTIALVVIFILLAILSVRAF; via the coding sequence ATGATTACTTATCTCAATATTGCCATGATAATAGTCTCCGTGGCCCTTGTCCTGACCATCCTCCTCCAGTCGAGGGGAGGGGGGCTGGGGGGCATCTTCGGCCAGCCGGACAGCGTCTACCGGACCCGCCGGGGCATTGAGCGCACCCTCTTCCGCTTCACCATCGCCCTGGTCGTCATCTTCATCCTCCTCGCCATCCTCAGCGTCCGCGCCTTCTAG
- a CDS encoding AAA family ATPase, which yields MRQERFTEQAQEALALSQELARRYRHSQWDVEHVLLALLSQEGGLTPQILQGIGADPEGVRQRLELVLESAPKLTYEGPQLYATPRVQALFQNATAEADRLKDEYVGVEHLLIAIAADRDGPSYQVLREGGIDQEKLYSAVAKVRGGARATDARAESKYRALEKYGRDLTELARQGKLDPVIGREDEIKRVIQTLSRRTKNNPVVIGEAGVGKTAIAEGLAQKIAAGDVPDSLKGKRMVFLDMGSLVAGSKFRGEFEERLKAVMDEVRRSQGEVILFIDEFHTVVGAGAAEGAIDASNMLKPSLAKGEIQVVGATTLDEYRQHIEKDAALERRLQPVYLAEPTVDQTIAMLHGLRPKYEAHHKVQITDAALEAAARLSHRYIADRFLPDKAVDLIDEAASKIRIEAQSSPDHVKVLEQKLQGLQNEEEALATRGEYEQAATVRTERLKMEQEYKKEKEKGGGEKKRELVVTEEDIAELVSKWTGIPVSRMLEGEAKKLLHMEERLHQRVIGQDEAVRVVSEAIRRSRAGLQDPKRPIGSFIFLGPTGVGKTELGRALAEYLFDNEEAMVRLDMSEYMEKHTVSRLIGSPPGYVGYDEGGQLTEAVRRRPYQVILFDEVEKAHPDVFSILLQILDDGRLTDGHGRTVNFRNTVIIMTSNLGTQEWQRPGFGFIREEKGDQERIKDAVQKALKQAFRPEFLNRIDDIIIFHPLTQEQLSRIVDLQIALVQRQLAERKVKVELTEAAKAHLVKVGFDPVFGARPLKRAIQREVANPLSSKILAGEFGEGDSVLVDEKDGALTFSKAPVPAGA from the coding sequence ATGAGACAGGAGAGATTTACCGAGCAGGCCCAGGAGGCCCTGGCCCTCTCCCAGGAGCTGGCCAGGCGCTACCGCCACAGCCAGTGGGATGTAGAGCACGTCCTCCTGGCCCTCCTCTCCCAGGAGGGTGGCCTCACCCCTCAGATTCTGCAGGGGATAGGGGCGGACCCGGAGGGGGTGAGGCAGAGGCTGGAGCTTGTTCTGGAAAGTGCCCCCAAGCTCACATATGAGGGGCCCCAGCTCTATGCTACCCCCAGGGTCCAGGCCCTGTTCCAGAACGCAACCGCCGAGGCCGACCGGCTCAAGGACGAGTATGTCGGGGTGGAGCACCTCCTTATCGCCATCGCCGCTGATAGGGATGGCCCTTCCTACCAGGTCCTGCGGGAGGGGGGTATTGACCAGGAGAAGCTCTACTCGGCTGTGGCGAAGGTCCGGGGAGGGGCCCGGGCCACCGATGCCAGGGCGGAGAGCAAATACCGGGCCCTGGAAAAATACGGCCGGGACCTCACCGAGCTGGCCCGCCAGGGGAAGCTGGACCCGGTCATCGGCCGGGAGGATGAGATAAAGCGGGTCATCCAGACCCTCTCCCGCCGCACCAAGAACAACCCTGTCGTCATCGGTGAGGCGGGGGTGGGCAAGACCGCCATCGCCGAGGGGCTGGCCCAGAAGATTGCGGCCGGGGATGTCCCCGACTCCCTCAAGGGAAAGAGGATGGTCTTCCTGGATATGGGGTCCCTGGTGGCCGGCTCCAAGTTCCGGGGGGAGTTTGAGGAGAGGCTGAAAGCGGTTATGGACGAGGTCCGCCGCTCCCAGGGGGAGGTTATCCTGTTCATTGACGAGTTCCATACCGTGGTGGGGGCGGGGGCGGCGGAGGGGGCCATTGACGCCTCAAACATGCTCAAGCCCTCCCTGGCCAAGGGGGAAATCCAGGTGGTGGGGGCCACCACCCTGGACGAATACCGCCAGCACATTGAGAAGGACGCCGCCCTGGAAAGGCGACTTCAGCCTGTCTATCTGGCTGAGCCTACCGTGGACCAGACCATTGCCATGCTGCACGGCCTCCGCCCTAAGTATGAGGCCCACCACAAGGTGCAGATAACCGATGCCGCCCTGGAGGCCGCCGCCCGCCTCTCCCACCGCTATATCGCCGACCGCTTCCTCCCCGATAAGGCGGTGGACCTGATTGACGAGGCCGCCTCCAAGATAAGGATTGAGGCCCAGAGCTCACCGGACCACGTCAAGGTCCTGGAGCAGAAGCTCCAGGGCCTCCAGAACGAGGAGGAGGCCCTGGCCACCCGGGGGGAGTATGAGCAGGCGGCCACCGTCCGCACCGAGAGGCTGAAAATGGAACAGGAATACAAGAAGGAGAAGGAAAAGGGCGGTGGGGAGAAGAAGAGGGAGCTGGTAGTAACCGAGGAGGACATCGCCGAGCTCGTCTCCAAGTGGACGGGCATCCCCGTCTCACGGATGCTGGAGGGTGAGGCGAAGAAGCTCCTTCACATGGAGGAGCGCCTCCACCAGAGGGTCATCGGCCAGGATGAGGCGGTGAGGGTGGTCTCCGAGGCCATCCGCCGCTCCCGGGCGGGCCTCCAGGACCCCAAGCGGCCCATCGGCAGCTTCATCTTCCTGGGGCCCACGGGGGTGGGGAAGACGGAGCTGGGCCGGGCCCTGGCGGAATACCTCTTTGACAACGAAGAGGCCATGGTCCGCCTGGACATGTCGGAGTATATGGAGAAGCACACCGTCTCGCGGCTCATCGGCTCCCCCCCGGGCTATGTGGGCTATGATGAAGGGGGCCAGCTCACCGAGGCGGTGAGGCGCCGCCCCTACCAGGTTATACTCTTTGACGAGGTGGAGAAGGCCCACCCCGATGTCTTCAGTATCCTCCTTCAGATTCTGGACGACGGACGGCTCACCGACGGCCACGGCCGGACGGTGAACTTCAGGAACACCGTAATCATCATGACATCCAACCTGGGGACCCAGGAGTGGCAGCGGCCCGGCTTCGGCTTCATCAGGGAAGAGAAGGGGGACCAGGAGCGCATCAAGGATGCGGTGCAGAAGGCCCTGAAACAGGCCTTCCGCCCCGAGTTCCTCAACCGGATAGATGACATAATCATCTTCCACCCCCTGACCCAGGAGCAGCTGAGCCGGATTGTGGACCTCCAGATAGCTCTGGTGCAGAGACAGCTTGCCGAGCGGAAGGTAAAGGTGGAGCTTACTGAAGCGGCCAAGGCCCACCTGGTGAAGGTTGGCTTTGACCCCGTCTTTGGCGCCCGGCCATTGAAGCGGGCCATCCAGCGGGAGGTGGCCAACCCCCTCTCCAGCAAAATCCTGGCCGGGGAGTTTGGCGAGGGCGATAGCGTCCTGGTGGATGAAAAGGACGGGGCTTTAACCTTCAGCAAGGCCCCCGTCCCCGCCGGGGCCTGA
- the ispD gene encoding 2-C-methyl-D-erythritol 4-phosphate cytidylyltransferase has translation MSGWRKGSERVVAIVPAAGQGSRLGGMDKVFSPLAGRPLLAYCLEALQGSPLVDEVVLVLRDPEKGWRLAEAGGFSKVKSICPGGPRRQDSVREGLKHVARCDFVLIHDGARPFLTGKLIREGIEAARQTGAAVAAVPVTETVKMAGQDGLVEATPPRASLFTVQTPQVFRFDVLHKAYENSAGDVTDDASLVEGLGIKVRLYPGSYDNIKMTNPEDLALAEVLIKRRQASVSE, from the coding sequence ATGAGCGGGTGGAGAAAGGGCAGTGAGCGGGTGGTGGCCATCGTCCCCGCGGCGGGGCAGGGCTCCCGCCTGGGGGGGATGGACAAGGTCTTTTCCCCTCTGGCCGGCCGTCCCCTGCTAGCCTATTGCCTTGAGGCCCTCCAGGGCTCCCCCCTTGTTGACGAGGTGGTCCTGGTCCTCCGGGACCCGGAAAAGGGGTGGAGACTGGCGGAGGCGGGGGGCTTCTCCAAGGTGAAAAGCATCTGCCCGGGCGGCCCCCGCCGGCAGGACTCGGTAAGAGAGGGGCTAAAACATGTGGCCCGCTGCGATTTTGTCCTTATCCACGATGGGGCCCGCCCCTTCCTTACCGGGAAGCTGATAAGGGAGGGAATTGAGGCGGCCCGGCAGACGGGGGCGGCGGTGGCGGCGGTGCCGGTGACGGAGACCGTCAAGATGGCGGGGCAGGACGGTCTTGTGGAGGCCACCCCACCCCGTGCCTCCCTCTTCACCGTCCAGACCCCCCAGGTCTTCCGCTTTGACGTCCTCCACAAAGCCTACGAAAACAGCGCCGGGGATGTTACCGATGATGCCTCCCTGGTGGAAGGGCTGGGCATCAAGGTCCGCCTCTACCCCGGCTCCTATGATAATATCAAGATGACTAACCCCGAGGACCTGGCCCTGGCTGAGGTCCTCATCAAGAGGAGGCAGGCATCGGTTTCAGAGTAG
- the xerD gene encoding site-specific tyrosine recombinase XerD, producing MKQEIEAFLRFLEVEKGFSPNTLSAYRNDLAQMAEFMEEELLKGKEAPAWSRVAREHLQRYILEMRERDYSEATRARKIAAARSFFRFLTEEGRGKDNPAEAISSPRVGRALPRTISIAEVRRLLEEVSQGQGPEAKRDQAMLELLYASGMRVSELVSLDLGDVDTREGYVRCLGKGSRERVIPIHPQACSILEEYSREARPKLMPLPGDKALFLNQRGQRLTRQGFWQILRGYARKAGLGKVTPHMLRHSFATHMLSGGADLRSVQELLGHRHISTTQVYTHLTMEQVHRVYDKSHPRAK from the coding sequence ATGAAGCAGGAGATAGAGGCCTTCCTCCGCTTTCTGGAGGTGGAGAAGGGCTTTTCCCCTAATACCCTCTCCGCCTACCGCAATGACCTGGCCCAGATGGCCGAGTTCATGGAGGAGGAACTTCTGAAGGGGAAAGAGGCCCCGGCCTGGTCACGGGTGGCGAGGGAACACCTCCAGCGCTATATCCTGGAGATGCGGGAAAGGGACTACTCCGAGGCCACCCGCGCCCGGAAGATTGCCGCCGCCCGTTCCTTCTTCCGGTTCCTGACAGAGGAGGGAAGGGGAAAGGACAACCCGGCAGAGGCCATCTCCTCCCCCCGGGTGGGCCGCGCCCTGCCCCGGACCATCTCCATCGCCGAGGTGAGACGGCTCCTGGAAGAGGTGTCCCAGGGCCAGGGGCCCGAGGCCAAGCGGGACCAGGCCATGCTTGAGCTCCTCTACGCCTCGGGGATGCGGGTCAGCGAGCTGGTCTCGCTGGACTTGGGGGATGTGGACACCCGGGAGGGCTATGTGCGCTGCCTGGGAAAGGGCTCCAGGGAAAGGGTCATCCCCATCCATCCACAGGCCTGTAGCATCCTGGAGGAATACAGCAGAGAGGCCCGGCCCAAGCTCATGCCCCTCCCCGGGGACAAGGCCCTCTTCCTCAACCAGCGGGGCCAGCGCCTTACTCGCCAGGGCTTCTGGCAGATTCTGAGGGGATACGCCCGGAAGGCCGGACTGGGGAAGGTAACCCCCCACATGCTCCGCCACAGCTTCGCCACCCACATGCTCAGCGGCGGCGCCGACCTGCGCTCCGTCCAGGAGCTCCTGGGCCACCGCCACATCTCCACCACCCAGGTCTACACCCACCTCACCATGGAGCAGGTCCACCGGGTCTATGACAAATCCCACCCCAGGGCAAAGTAG
- a CDS encoding protein-L-isoaspartate(D-aspartate) O-methyltransferase — translation MTVDFVEARAYLITQLRKEIRDERVLEAMAGVPRELFLPPESRPCAYEDRPLPIGLGQTISQPFIIAMMTSALELKGEEKVLEIGTGSGYQAAILSRLCRQVITVERLKPLADRAQQLLQELGYTNIDVHLEGKVIGWPEEAPFDGILVTAGAPFISHTLVDQLEIGGRLVIPVGSRFEQELIRLTRKEGKETRESLGLCRFVPLIGEGAWGEESTP, via the coding sequence CTGACCGTGGATTTCGTCGAGGCCCGGGCCTACCTCATCACCCAGCTCCGAAAGGAAATAAGGGACGAGAGGGTGCTGGAGGCCATGGCCGGGGTGCCCCGGGAGCTCTTTCTCCCCCCTGAAAGCCGCCCCTGCGCCTACGAGGACCGTCCTCTCCCCATCGGGCTGGGCCAGACAATATCCCAGCCCTTCATCATCGCCATGATGACCTCGGCCCTGGAGCTCAAGGGGGAGGAAAAGGTGCTGGAAATAGGGACGGGGAGCGGCTACCAGGCGGCCATCCTGTCCCGCCTCTGCCGCCAGGTGATAACAGTGGAGCGCCTCAAGCCCCTGGCCGACAGGGCCCAGCAGCTCCTTCAGGAGCTGGGATATACCAATATTGATGTCCATCTGGAGGGGAAGGTCATCGGGTGGCCCGAGGAGGCCCCCTTTGATGGCATCCTGGTCACCGCCGGGGCACCCTTCATATCCCACACCCTGGTGGACCAGCTGGAGATAGGGGGCCGCCTGGTCATCCCCGTGGGCTCGCGCTTCGAGCAGGAGCTGATAAGGCTCACCAGGAAGGAAGGGAAGGAGACAAGAGAGAGCCTGGGCCTCTGCCGCTTTGTCCCCCTCATCGGGGAGGGGGCCTGGGGGGAAGAGTCAACCCCATGA
- the cysS gene encoding cysteine--tRNA ligase, whose translation MKLYNTLSGQKEEFRPQGEPVRIYVCGVTPYDECHVGHAMSYIFFDVLRRYLEFRGYKLRYVQNFTDIDDKIINRANQRGVTARELADKYIARYFEDMDALNIRRADVYPYATREIPEILRLIGGLVEKGHAYASGGDVYFRVRSFVSYGRLSNRTLEGMLAGARVEPGEGKEFPLDFALWKGAKPGEPSWPSPWGQGRPGWHIECSAMSLKYLGETLDIHGGGQDLIFPHHENEIAQSEAFTGKPFVRHFIHNALLQLGREKMSKSLGNLVPVREALARWGADALRLFVLSSHYRSPLAFSEEALEGAQRAAERLRIAYRRRGGGEETPCDWAAFRAKFVEAMDDDFNTPQGAAVLFDLARAIHQEADAGWSVQAGQAMLVELAAVLGLSLEEERPELDGVMLEKVYSGTAEELARVGHTQIWARVKTQTEAPEARVDSLIKAREELRKAKEWSLADRIRKRLAEMGIALEDTTQGTLWRYRK comes from the coding sequence ATGAAGCTCTATAACACGCTCTCCGGCCAGAAGGAGGAGTTCCGGCCCCAGGGGGAGCCGGTCCGCATCTATGTCTGCGGGGTGACCCCCTATGATGAGTGCCATGTGGGCCATGCCATGTCCTACATCTTCTTTGACGTCCTCCGCCGCTATCTTGAGTTCCGGGGCTACAAGCTCCGCTATGTCCAGAACTTCACCGATATAGACGACAAGATAATCAACCGGGCCAACCAGCGAGGTGTCACCGCCAGGGAGCTGGCGGACAAGTACATCGCCCGCTATTTTGAGGACATGGACGCCCTGAACATCAGGAGGGCCGATGTCTATCCATACGCCACCCGGGAGATACCCGAGATTCTCCGGCTCATTGGGGGCCTGGTGGAGAAGGGCCATGCCTATGCCTCGGGGGGCGATGTCTATTTCCGGGTGAGGAGCTTCGTCAGCTATGGCCGGCTATCCAACCGCACCCTGGAGGGGATGCTGGCGGGGGCCAGGGTGGAGCCGGGGGAGGGGAAGGAGTTCCCCCTGGACTTCGCCCTGTGGAAGGGGGCCAAGCCCGGGGAGCCTTCCTGGCCCAGCCCCTGGGGGCAGGGGAGGCCCGGGTGGCATATTGAGTGCTCCGCCATGTCCCTGAAATACCTGGGGGAGACCCTGGACATCCACGGCGGGGGCCAGGACCTCATCTTCCCCCACCACGAGAACGAGATTGCCCAGTCGGAGGCTTTTACCGGCAAGCCCTTTGTCCGCCACTTCATCCACAATGCCCTGCTCCAGCTGGGCCGGGAGAAGATGTCCAAGTCCCTGGGGAACCTGGTGCCGGTGCGGGAGGCCCTGGCCCGGTGGGGGGCCGACGCCCTGAGGCTCTTCGTCCTCTCCTCCCACTACCGCAGCCCCCTGGCCTTCTCCGAGGAGGCCTTAGAGGGCGCGCAGCGCGCCGCCGAGCGGTTGCGCATAGCCTATCGCCGGCGGGGTGGGGGCGAGGAGACCCCCTGCGACTGGGCCGCCTTCCGGGCGAAGTTCGTGGAAGCCATGGATGACGATTTCAACACACCTCAGGGCGCGGCGGTCCTCTTTGACCTGGCGCGGGCCATTCACCAAGAGGCTGATGCAGGCTGGTCTGTCCAGGCGGGCCAGGCCATGCTAGTGGAGCTGGCCGCCGTCCTGGGCCTGAGCCTGGAGGAGGAGCGGCCAGAGTTGGACGGGGTGATGTTGGAGAAGGTATACTCCGGCACTGCTGAAGAACTGGCGCGGGTTGGCCACACTCAAATTTGGGCCAGGGTGAAGACGCAGACGGAGGCACCAGAGGCCAGGGTTGATAGTCTCATCAAGGCTCGCGAGGAACTCAGAAAGGCAAAGGAATGGTCTCTTGCCGACCGCATCAGGAAGCGTCTGGCCGAGATGGGGATAGCCCTGGAGGACACCACCCAGGGCACCCTCTGGCGTTACAGGAAATAG
- the gatB gene encoding Asp-tRNA(Asn)/Glu-tRNA(Gln) amidotransferase subunit GatB, which translates to MEYEIIIGLEVHAQLLTRSKMFCTCSADYASTPPNTHVCPVCLGMPGVLPRINRQAVEYTVMTALALNCTIPPQTKFDRKNYPYPDLVKGYQISQYDAPVSINGWLDLDGGKRIGIERVHLEEDTAKLIHRTSPLGEGFSLVDVNRSGVPLMEVVSRPDMRSPEEARGYLMKLRTILQYLGVSTGNMEEGSFRCDANVSLRPRGSPTLLPKAEIKNMNSFRAVYLALEYEAKRQKQLLEQGQQPVQETRGWVDEKGITVLQRSKEYAHDYRYFPEPDLPPLVFSPQWIEEIRRKLPELPEARRERFMAQYGLSPYDAGLLTASRAMADYFEEGVGINPSLAKRLANLLLGEMSRHLKDRGLRIQESPVKPRRLVELAELWTQGAVTNTAAYEILTDMFLTLREPTRLMQEKGLAQISEEISLVGMVREVLAANPQAVADYKKGKAQAIAFLLGQVMRQTGGRANPTVVRQLLEKVLATGV; encoded by the coding sequence ATGGAATACGAGATAATCATCGGGCTGGAGGTCCATGCCCAGCTCCTCACCCGGAGCAAGATGTTCTGCACCTGCTCCGCCGATTATGCCTCCACCCCACCCAATACCCATGTGTGCCCTGTCTGCCTGGGGATGCCGGGAGTCCTGCCCCGCATCAACCGCCAGGCGGTGGAATATACCGTGATGACCGCCCTGGCCCTCAACTGCACCATCCCTCCCCAGACCAAGTTTGACCGCAAGAACTACCCCTACCCCGACCTGGTGAAGGGCTACCAGATATCACAGTACGATGCCCCCGTCAGCATCAACGGCTGGCTTGACCTGGATGGAGGAAAGCGCATCGGCATCGAGAGGGTGCACCTGGAAGAGGACACCGCCAAGCTCATCCACCGCACCTCCCCCCTGGGGGAGGGCTTCAGCCTGGTAGATGTGAACCGCTCCGGCGTGCCCCTGATGGAGGTCGTCAGCCGGCCGGACATGCGCTCCCCAGAGGAGGCCAGGGGCTATCTGATGAAGCTGAGGACCATCCTCCAGTACCTGGGTGTCTCCACCGGCAACATGGAGGAGGGCAGCTTCCGCTGCGATGCCAATGTCAGCCTCCGCCCCAGAGGCTCCCCCACCCTCCTGCCCAAGGCAGAGATAAAGAACATGAACAGCTTCAGGGCCGTTTACCTCGCCCTGGAATACGAGGCCAAAAGGCAGAAACAGCTCCTGGAACAGGGCCAGCAGCCCGTCCAGGAGACCCGGGGCTGGGTGGATGAGAAGGGCATCACCGTCCTCCAGAGGAGCAAGGAATACGCCCACGACTACCGCTACTTCCCGGAGCCCGACCTCCCCCCCCTGGTCTTCTCCCCCCAGTGGATAGAGGAGATAAGGCGGAAGCTCCCCGAACTGCCCGAGGCCCGCCGGGAGAGGTTCATGGCCCAATACGGCCTCTCCCCATATGATGCGGGCCTCCTCACCGCCTCCAGGGCAATGGCCGACTACTTTGAGGAGGGCGTTGGCATCAACCCCTCTCTGGCCAAGAGGTTGGCCAACCTTCTCCTCGGGGAGATGAGCCGGCACTTGAAGGACCGAGGCTTGCGGATACAGGAAAGCCCTGTAAAGCCAAGAAGGCTTGTAGAACTCGCGGAGTTGTGGACTCAGGGAGCCGTCACCAACACAGCAGCTTATGAAATCCTGACAGATATGTTTCTTACGCTGAGGGAACCCACGCGTTTGATGCAGGAGAAGGGCCTGGCCCAGATAAGCGAAGAGATTAGCCTGGTGGGGATGGTCCGGGAGGTCCTGGCCGCCAACCCCCAGGCCGTGGCCGACTATAAGAAGGGGAAGGCCCAGGCCATCGCCTTCCTCCTGGGGCAGGTGATGCGCCAGACCGGGGGCCGGGCCAACCCCACGGTGGTCCGCCAGCTACTGGAAAAAGTGCTGGCCACAGGAGTATAA
- a CDS encoding RpiB/LacA/LacB family sugar-phosphate isomerase — protein sequence MKLAVGSDERTHLTDFVVEELRRRGHDVELFGPLAGEPLLWPEVARRVAERVASGKVQEGVLFCWTGTGVCIAANKVPGIRAALCADAETARGARKWDHANVLVLSLRLTPEAVAGEILDAWFSTAFSEEEVPTVALVSAIERKYKGG from the coding sequence ATGAAACTGGCCGTGGGCAGTGATGAGCGCACCCACCTGACTGACTTTGTGGTTGAGGAGCTCCGCCGCCGGGGGCACGATGTGGAGCTCTTTGGACCCCTGGCCGGGGAGCCCCTCCTCTGGCCCGAGGTAGCCCGGAGGGTGGCGGAAAGGGTGGCCAGCGGGAAAGTCCAGGAGGGGGTGCTCTTCTGCTGGACGGGGACGGGGGTATGCATCGCCGCCAACAAGGTCCCCGGCATCCGGGCCGCCCTCTGCGCCGATGCCGAGACCGCCCGGGGGGCACGGAAGTGGGACCACGCCAATGTCCTGGTCCTCAGCCTCCGCCTCACCCCGGAGGCGGTGGCCGGGGAGATTCTGGATGCCTGGTTCAGCACCGCCTTTTCCGAGGAAGAAGTGCCCACGGTGGCCCTGGTCTCGGCCATAGAAAGAAAATACAAGGGGGGATAA